Below is a window of Camelina sativa cultivar DH55 chromosome 11, Cs, whole genome shotgun sequence DNA.
GGAACAACTGAAAATGTGGAAGTCAGACGGGATGTGAATGAAAAGAGAGTGCCTTCTCCATTGCAGAGGTATGTCCAAGTGTGCAACGACTATGAGGAATGAAATGCAATTAAGATAGCAGTGCTATAGCGGATGGTAAGTGACTTGTTTTGGGGACCAAGGAGATGAGTTTTCCTATGGTCCATTCATAAGCTGGTGGGAGTATGGGCATCCCAAGATTAACACACATCCTGCGCCAAAGAAAATGCTGAGTATGGCGGTTTtaacactaattttttttcttttttttatctttctcctCTGAAGTGATCTCCAAACATCAAGAAGGCGGCATGGCAAGGTGGATATGGTCGCTGTTTAGTACTTCCTTCCGGAGGACTCGTGAACATGGAAGTGGATTTGTATGACATGCATTTGAATTTTGCTATCTCATCGCACTAAGTGGTTTATAATACTGCTTTTTTCATCGAGGTTAACCACAAAGATAAAGAGGACATAAAAggcagaagaaagaaaaaaaaggctTACCAGCTTTCATATCCACCCTCTCAACCTTGCCATATTTCCTGAATAGCCGTTCAAGATCACCCTCACGAGCATCATACTCAAAGTTACCACAGAAGACTGGCTTCATGCTTgcttcttgtatatatatacaatgtaaAAAGATTCATGAGAGGAACCCAAAAGTACAAAAGATAattcaaacaagaagaagatcacaAGGGCTTTGTCAACAAGCAGACCATAGGTGTCAcccaaaatgaaaactttacaATGTATATAAGtctatcaaaacaaaatctaatttCTTTGTATATAGATTTGCTTTGCTCAATTATTATTCATATCAAATCACTAATTCAAGACTTCAGATGTATATGAAATTCGAGCTTACAATCTGTGAAATTCATACTACTAAAAGATCCAACAATATTATAACCACAAAAAGTAcaagattttaaattaatgcATCAGATCTAATCGAACTTGAGATCTGAAATAACTCACAAGAGGAAGCAAACGAGAACAAAGCAAGCAAAAGCATGAATCTTtaccaccaaaacaaaagaaacaaacaaagaggcTCTCataagattttacaattaagaaagaaagaaagaaaaaagaaaacgagatcGACGAATTCCAAAAGTTGTACAGAGCAAAACAGATAAGATCCTTTCAAGAACTCGAGACTCATGAAAAACAGACAATCAATATACCTGCCGAAGGAAGAATGATCAAAAATGGAATGATTTTGGCAGTTGTTGTGTAGCGTTGAAACCAAACAAAGCTCACTTCCGAGGAGAGAGATGAGATGGTGAAAGTATAAACTAGTACAGAGCAGAGCAGAtagatatttttatcttttcgAAGACATTTTTTTGTTCAGTTTGGTAAAGGTACTTttggttttccttttttttttttttttaaatacgtCTTTgactttcttatttattttctcaagttataaataaaattagtctttttaagtatttttagCTGTCTACTTTATTGGCCCAATCCGTTATTAACAATTCATTAAAAgcccaaccaaaacaaaacaaaacatcgattcacaaatcacaatgttTTTCCTATCTTACAtctttatttccttttcaattCACCAACCGTAAGATCGATTCACCAACCGTAACTCTCTCGTCtcgtctttcttttttttgctttttcccCCAAGGGATACCGTTTTAATATGTTAAGGATAAAGAGTTACAAAGTGCATTGATGGACGTATGAAGCTGATAGCTTAGAGCGCACATATTACAAGAAATTACAACTAAGAGATACTATGAGAGTGGAGTAAAGATAAAGTTAATAGCTtaattaaaaggttttttttaaagtcataTAAAAAAAGCATGGcgagtttaagttaaaaaaaataaaacaactggAAAACATTGTCCAGGAGAAAGAGAgcggaaatatatataatttgctAGACATAGGTGGGGATTTTAGTTTTGCGCTTTTAAATTGGTCGGAGCTTCTTAGCTATGGCGAGCCAGGTGCGCGCGAGACCATTCCAACCTATATGAGCAAGAAACAATGACCATTCATCCAAATAGCTACTGCTAACTAAATAATTCATCATACACATACACATGAGAGAgagaataatcaaaagaaatggACAACGTTACCTATCTTATGGCGATGGCGACTGAGGCATGGAGGTTGAGGTGGTAGCAATATCGTTAGATGACAACTTCTCCTGTTAAATGATTACATATACATAAGTTGGGTTGTAAGAGCCTAGAGATGACAGAACTTCTCCAATggttatatatacacatatatgaaaagaaagtaaattatatatatacctgagtATCAAATTGATCAGAGTCAAGAGTGGTCTGATGATAATCTTTGTATTTCTTGCGCAACTCTTTAATTTGTTCTTTTGCCTTGGATAGCTCAGCTTTGGTTTCGAGATACTTTTCTTTGTAGGAACTTTGTATTCCTGTTTTCTGACTTTGCATTTcctacaaatataaataaacttacATTTATTCTAAGTATTCGCATtagaaattatattatattataaatcatTTGCAAAGGGTTAtgaaaagaagataaatttaTATCAGGACCTGAGTATCAAATTGATCAGAGTCGTCAGGCGTGGTCTGATCCTGATCATCAGATCCCTTCAAGTCGTCGTCAAGTTTTTCCATACGGGTAGAAGAACAAGCTCGCAGCGACTGTGAGGCCAACCTGCATATATATAAGAGCAACATTTAACAACCATTACCATCGACAATAAAAGCTATCACTATACGCAGGGACACATTAATTAGAGAGatgataaaaatgaatatatacgTTGATGTCCGCTGACGCTTGGCAGTGTTAGCCTTTTCCTTTCTAGGATATATAAGAGTCAACTTCGGCTCTGGCTGTTatcaattatataaagatgTTCTAGTTAAGAAActaatcaatcaataattttttatagaaaacaaaaaaaagacccTAGCTATAACAGAAAATTAATTCTCAGTTCCGATTTGCAAAggtagactatatatatatatgtatatgagaagaaagaagtcaATCACCTTGTTCAGCATAGACTGAAGCCAGTCCTGATCTAAAGAATCCAACCACTCCTTACCAACACCGTGACGCACACATGTGCGAATTCGAGCAGCAACAGACGGCCGGTATCGCTTTCTTAAATCTCTCGCAAACGGATTCCTCCCACCTCTTCTCATACTACCGTTCTTCTGCGGATATGCTGTGCCTCCtctaaaactcttttctttttcttttgggtggGGGTGGTATGCTGAAAACCCTAGCTTGGTATATATATGCAAGTTATTTGGGGCTTAAGCAACGTTTATTATCTTCGACTCCTGATCTGGCCCAAACTACATTTTTCTctggtttattttataaataaatggtACTTAGGGAAAATGGCCAATTCACCCCTTGAACTTTGTTGCTTTGAGTTGTGCTTATAACCACACAAACTTGATTAAAATTTGAATCAAGTGAAAAAACTTTTTAGCATTCTCGATGATGCAAGTGAAAAAACGACATTCCTGTGTAACGAGGCTGCACCAATgcaaaaatacatttttgatggggaaattgggaaaaatgtaCTGGAGCCAAAAAATGTTGTTGCTTGCGCAAGCTTCCTTCTGGAACAGCGATTGGTAAAGTTTTTCCTTCAAGGTTTCACCATTCCTCTCTAGTTGGCAAAGCAAAGNNNNNNNNNNNNNNNNNNNNNNNNNNNNNNNNNNNNNNNNNNNNNNNNNNNNNNNNNNNNNNNNNNNNNNNNNNNNNNNNNNNNNNNNNNNNNNNNNNNNNNNNNNNNNNNNNNNNNNNNNNNNNNNNNNNNNNNNNNNNNNNNNNNNNNNNNNNNNNNNNNNNNNNNNNNNNNNNNNNNNNNNNNNNNNNNNNNNNNNNNNNNNNNNNNNNNNNNNNNNNNNNNNNNNNNNNNNNNNNNNNNNNNNNNNNNNNNNNNNNNNNNNNNNNNNNNNNNNNNNNNNNNNNNNNNNNNNNNNNNNNNNNNNNNNNNNNNNNNNNNNNNNNNNNNNNNNNNNNNNNNNNNNNNNNNNNNNNNNNNNNNNNNNNNNNNNNNNNNNNNNNNNNNNNNNNNNNNNNNNNNNNNNNNNNNNNNNNNNNNNNNNNNNNNNNNNNNNNNNNNNNNNNNNNNNNNNNNNNNNNNNNNNNNNNNNNNNNNNNNNNNNNNNNNNNNNNNNNNNNNNNNNNNNNNNNNNNNNNNNNNNNNNNNNNNNNNNNNNNNNNNNNNNNNNNNNNNNNNNNNNNNNNNNNNNNNNNNNNNNNNNNNNNNNNNNNNNNNNNNNNNNNNNNNNNNNNNNNNNNNNNNNNNNNNNNNNNNNNNNNNNNNNNNNNNNNNNNNNNNNNNNNNNNNNNNNNNNNNNNNNNNNNNNNNNNNNNNNNNNNNNNNNNNNNNNNNNNNNNNNNNNNNNNNNNNNNNNNNNNNNNNNNNNNNNNNNNNNNNNNNNNNNNNNNNNNNNNNNNNNNNNNNNNNNNNNNNNNNNNNNNNNNNNNNNNNNNNNNNNNNNNNNNNNNNNNNNNNNNNNNNNNNNNNNNNNNNNNNNNNNNNNNNNNNNNNNNNNNNNNNNNNNNNNNNNNNNNNNNNNNNNNNNNNNNNNNNNNNNNNNNNNNNNNNNNNNNNNNNNNNNNNNNNNNNNNNNNNNNNNNNNNNNNNNNNNNNNNNNNNNNNNNNNNNNNNNNNNNNNNNNNNNNNNNNNNNNNNNNNNNNNNNNNNNNNNNNNNNNNNNNNNNNNNNNNNNNNNNNNNNNNNNNNNNNNNNNNNNNNNNNNNNNNNNNNNNNNNNNNNNNNNNNNNNNNNNNNNNNNNNNNNNNNNNNNNNNNNNNNNNNNNNNNNNNNNNNNNNNNNNNNNNNNNNNNNNNNNNNNNNNNNNNNNNNNNNNNNNNNNNNNNNNNNNNNNNNNNNNNNNNNNNNNNNNNNNNNNNNNNNNNNNNNNNNNNNNNNNNNNNNNNNNNNNNNNNNNNNNNNNNNNNNNNNNNNNNNNNNNNNNNNNNNNNNNNNNNNNNNNNNNNNNNNNNNNNNNNNNNNNNNNNNNNNNNNNNNNNNNNNNNNNNNNNNNNNNNNNNNNNNNNNNNNNNNNNNNNNNNNNNNNNNNNNNNNNNNNNNNNNNNNNNNNNNNNNNNNNNNNNNNNNNNNNNNNNNNNNNNNNNNNNNNNNNNNNNNNNNNNNNNNNNNNNNNNNNNNNNNNNNNNNNNNNNNNNNNNNNNNNNNNNNNNNNNNNNNNNNNNNNNNNNNNNNNNNNNNNNNNNNNNNNNNNNNNNNNNNNNNNNNNNNNNNNNNNNNNNNNNNNNNNNNNNNNNNNNNNNNNNNNNNNNNNNNNNNNNNNNNNNNNNNNNNNNNNNNNNNNNNNNNNNNNNNNNNNNNNNNNNNNNNNNNNNNNNNNNNNNNNNNNNNNNNNNNNNNNNNNNNNNNNNNNNNNNNNNNNNNNNNNNNNNNNNNNNNNNNNNNNNNNNNNNNNNNNNNNNNNNNNNNNNNNNNNNNNNNNNNNNNNNNNNNNNNNNNNNNNNNNNNNNNNNNNNNNNNNNNNNNNNNNNNNNNNNNNNNNNNNNNNNNNNNNNNNNNNNNNNNNNNNNNNNNNNNNNNNNNNNNNNNNNNNNNNNNNNNNNNNNNNNNNNNNNNNNNNNNNNNNNNNNNNNNNNNNNNNNNNNNNNNNNNNNNNNNNNNNNNNNNNNNNNNNNNNNNNNNNNNNNNNNNNNNNNNNNNNNNNNNNNNNNNNNNNNNNNNNNNNNNNNNNNNNNNNNNNNNNNNNNNNNNNNNNNNNNNNNNNNNNNNNNNNNNNNNNNNNNNNNNNNNNNNNNNNNNNNNNNNNNNNNNNNNNNNNNNNNNNNNNNNNNNNNNNNNNNNNNNNNNNNNNNNNNNNNNNNNNNNNNNNNNNNNNNNNNNNNNNNNNNNNNNNNNNNNNNNNNNNNNNNNNNNNNNNNNNNNNNNNNNNNNNNNNNNNNNNNNNNNNNNNNNNNNNNNNNNNNNNNNNNNNNNNNNNNNNNNNNNNNNNNNNNNNNNNNNNNNNNNNNNNNNNNNNNNNNNNNNNNNNNNNNNNNNNNNNNNNNNNNNNNNNNNNNNNNNNNNNNNNNNNNNNNNNNNNNNNNNNNNNNNNNNNNNNNNNNNNNNNNNNNNNNNNNNNNNNNNNNNNNNNNNNNNNNNNNNNNNNNNNNNNNNNNNNNNNNNNNNNNNNNNNNNNNNNNNNNNNNNNNNNNNNNNNNNNNNNNNNNNNNNNNNNNNNNNNNNNNNNNNNNNNNNNNNNNNNNNNNNNNNNNNNNNNNNNNNNNNNNNNNNNNNNNNNNNNNNNNNNNNNNNNNNNNNNNNNNNNNNNNNNNNNNNNNNNNNNNNNNNNNNNNNNNNNNNNNNNNNNNNNNNNNNNNNNNNNNNNNNNNNNNNNNNNNNNNNNNNNNNNNNNNNNNNNNNNNNNNNNNNNNNNNNNNNNNNNNNNNNNNNNNNNNNNNNNNNNNNNNNNNNNNNNNNNNNNNNNNNNNNNNNNNNNNNNNNNNNNNNNNNNNNNNNNNNNNNNNNNNNNNNNNNNNNNNNNNNNNNNNNNNNNNNNNNNNNNNNNNNNNNNNNNNNNNNNNNNNNNNNNNNNNNNNNNNNNNNNNNNNNNNNNNNNNNNNNNNNNNNNNNNNNNNNNNNNNNNNNNNNNNNNNNNNNNNNNNNNNNNNNNNNNNNNNNNNNNNNNNNNNNNNNNNNNNNNNNNNNNNNNNNNNNNNNNNNNNNNNNNNNNNNNNNNNNNNNNNNNNNNNNNNNNNNNNNNNNNNNNNNNNNNNNNNNNNNNNNNNNNNNNNNNNNNNNNNNNNNNNNNNNNNNNNNNNNNNNNNNNNNNNNNNNNNNNNNNNNNNNNNNNNNNNNNNNNNNNNNNNNNNNNNNNNNNNNNNNNNNNNNNNNNNNNNNNNNNNNNNNNNNNNNNNNNNNNNNNNNNNNNNNNNNNNNNNNNNNNNNNNNNNNNNNNNNNNNNNNNNNNNNNNNNNNNNNNNNNNNNNNNNNNNNNNNNNNNNNNNNNNNNNNNNNNNNNNNNNNNNNNNNNNNNNNNNNNNNNNNNNNNNNNNNNNNNNNNNNNNNNNNNNNNNNNNNNNNNNNNNNNNNNNNNNNNNNNNNNNNNNNNNNNNNNNNNNNNNNNNNNNNNNNNNNNNNNNNNNNNNNNNNNNNNNNNNNNNNNNNNNNNNNNNNNNNNNNNNNNNNNNNNNNNNNNNNNNNNNNNNNNNNNNNNNNNNNNNNNNNNNNNNNNNNNNNNNNNNNNNNNNNNNNNNNNNNNNNNNNNNNNNNNNNNNNNNNNNNNNNNNNNNNNNNNNNNNNNNNNNNNNNNNNNNNNNNNNNNNNNNNNNNNNNNNNNNNNNNNNNNNNNNNNNNNNNNNNNNNNNNNNNNNNNNNNNNNNNNNNNNNNNNNNNNNNNNNNNNNNNNNNNNNNNNNNNNNNNNNNNNNNNNNNNNNNNNNNNNNNNNNNNNNNNNNNNNNNNNNNNNNNNNNNNNNNNNNNNNNNNNNNNNNNNNNNNNNNNNNNNNNNNNNNNNNNNNNNNNNNNNNNNNNNNNNNNNNNNNNNNNNNNNNNNNNNNNNNNNNNNNNNNNNNNNNNNNNNNNNNNNNNNNNNNNNNNNNNNNNNNNNNNNNNNNNNNNNNNNNNNNNNNNNNNNNNNNNNNNNNNNNNNNNNNNNNNNNNNNNNNNNNNNNNNNNNNNNNNNNNNNNNNNNNNNNNNNNNNNNNNNNNNNNNNNNNNNNNNNNNNNNNNNNNNNNNNNNNNNNNNNNNNNNNNNNNNNNNNNNNNNNNNNNNNNNNNNNNNNNNNNNNNNNNNNNNNNNNNNNNNNNNNNNNNNNNNNNNNNNNNNNNNNNNNNNNNNNNNNNNNNNNNNNNNNNNNNNNNNNNNNNNNNNNNNNNNNNNNNNNNNNNNNNNNNNNNNNNNNNNNNNNNNNNNNNNNNNNNNNNNNNNNNNNNNNNNNNNNNNNNNNNNNNNNNNNNNNNNNNNNNNNNNNNNNNNNNNNNNNNNNNNNNNNNNNNNNNNNNNNNNNNNNNNNNNNNNNNNNNNNNNNNNNNNNNNNNNNNNNNNNNNNNNNNNNNNNNNNNNNNNNNNNNNNNNNNNNNNNNNNNNNNNNNNNNNNNNNNNNNNNNNNNNNNNNNNNNNNNNNNNNNNNNNNNNNNNNNNNNNNNNNNNNNNNNNNNNNNNNNNNNNNNNNNNNNNNNNNNNNNNNNNNNNNNNNNNNNNNNNNNNNNNNNNNNNNNNNNNNNNNNNNNNNNNNNNNNNNNNNNNNNNNNNNNNNNNNNNNNNNNNNNNNNNNNNNNNNNNNNNNNNNNNNNNNNNNNNNNNNNNNNNNNNNNNNNNNNNNNNNNNNNNNNNNNNNNNNNNNNNNNNNNNNNNNNNNNNNNNNNNNNNNNNNNNNNNNNNNNNNNNNNNNNNNNNNNNNNNNNNNNNNNNNNNNNNNNNNNNNNNNNNNNNNNNNNNNNNNNNNNNNNNNNNNNNNNNNNNNNNNNNNNNNNNNNNNNNNNNNNNNNNNNNNNNNNNNNNNNNNNNNNNNNNNNNNNNNNNNNNNNNNNNNNNNNNNNNNNNNNNNNNNNNNNNNNNNNNNNNNNNNNNNNNNNNNNNNNNNNNNNNNNNNNNNNNNNNNNNNNNNNNNNNNNNNNNNNNNNNNNNNNNNNNNNNNNNNNNNNNNNNNNNNNNNNNNNNNNNNNNNNNNNNNNNNNNNNNNNNNNNNNNNNNNNNNNNNNNNNNNNNNNNNNNNNNNNNNNNNNNNNNNNNNNNNNNNNNNNNNNNNNNNNNNNNNNNNNNNNNNNNNNNNNNNNNNNNNNNNNNNNNNNNNNNNNNNNNNNNNNNNNNNNNNNNNNNNNNNNNNNNNNNNNNNNNNNNNNNNNNNNNNNNNNNNNNNNNNNNNNNNNNNNNNNNNNNNNNNNNNNNNNNNNNNNNNNNNNNNNNNNNNNNNNNNNNNNNNNNNNNNNNNNNNNNNNNNNNNNNNNNNNNNNNNNNNNNNNNNNNNNNNNNNNNNNNNNNNNNNNNNNNNNNNNNNNNNNNNNNNNNNNNNNNNNNNNNNNNNNNNNNNNNNNNNNNNNNNNNNNNNNNNNNNNNNNNNNNNNNNNNNNNNNNNNNNNNNNNNNNNNNNNNNNNNNNNNNNNNNNNNNNNNNNNNNNNNNNNNNNNNNNNNNNNNNNNNNNNNNNNNNNNNNNNNNNNNNNNNNNNNNNNNNNNNNNNNNNNNNNNNNNNNNNNNNNNNNNNNNNNNNNNNNNNNNNNNNNNNNNNNNNNNNNNNNNNNNNNNNNNNNNNNNNNNNNNNNNNNNNNNNNNNNNNNNNNNNNNNNNNNNNNNNNNNNNNNNNNNNNNNNNNNNNNNNNNNNNNNNNNNNNNNNNNNNNNNNNNNNNNNNNNNNNNNN
It encodes the following:
- the LOC104722417 gene encoding uncharacterized protein LOC104722417; this translates as MRRGGRNPFARDLRKRYRPSVAARIRTCVRHGVGKEWLDSLDQDWLQSMLNKPEPKLTLIYPRKEKANTAKRQRTSTLASQSLRACSSTRMEKLDDDLKGSDDQDQTTPDDSDQFDTQEMQSQKTGIQSSYKEKYLETKAELSKAKEQIKELRKKYKDYHQTTLDSDQFDTQEKLSSNDIATTSTSMPQSPSP